One Tolypothrix bouteillei VB521301 DNA window includes the following coding sequences:
- a CDS encoding pentapeptide repeat-containing protein, whose product MNLDEFFKKYAAGEKNFAGFDLRGVYLCDIDLSDANLSSANLSGAVLAGVDLTGANLSRASLDGAILNRELRGINLRRASLRVLNWLRLICVALTCEDLI is encoded by the coding sequence ATGAACTTGGATGAATTCTTTAAAAAATATGCTGCTGGGGAGAAGAATTTCGCTGGCTTTGATTTGCGGGGTGTTTACCTGTGTGATATTGACTTGAGTGATGCCAATTTGAGCAGTGCCAATCTGAGTGGTGCTGTTCTGGCTGGTGTTGACCTGACTGGAGCTAACCTGAGTCGTGCCAGTTTGGATGGAGCTATTCTGAATCGCGAACTCAGAGGTATCAATTTGCGCCGCGCCAGCCTGCGGGTGCTGAACTGGCTGAGGCTGATTTGCGTGGCGCTGACTTGCGAGGATCTGATTTGA
- a CDS encoding pentapeptide repeat-containing protein produces MRGSDLRGATLGQSCLEGADLSDADLRGAFLEEIFGNMDLTDANLMGAQVGIRDLRDAILCNTVMPDGSIRNDHC; encoded by the coding sequence TTGCGAGGATCTGATTTGAGAGGTGCGACTTTGGGGCAATCTTGCCTGGAGGGTGCCGATTTGAGTGATGCTGACCTCAGAGGAGCCTTCTTGGAAGAAATTTTCGGAAATATGGACTTGACCGACGCTAACCTCATGGGTGCCCAAGTTGGAATTAGAGACTTGAGAGATGCCATTTTGTGCAATACGGTCATGCCCGACGGAAGTATTCGGAATGACCATTGCTGA
- a CDS encoding low molecular weight protein tyrosine phosphatase family protein: MKKLLFICSKNRLRSPTAEAVFCEYEGLEVESAGLDREAEIPLCSEALQWADIIFVMEKSHMRKLSNKFQPWLKDKRVICLDIPDEYEYMDPTLVKLLKKKVLPILGTF; encoded by the coding sequence ATGAAAAAATTACTGTTTATTTGCAGCAAAAATCGCTTACGCAGTCCCACAGCCGAAGCAGTATTCTGTGAGTATGAAGGATTGGAGGTAGAATCGGCCGGACTCGACCGGGAAGCAGAAATCCCTTTATGCAGCGAAGCACTTCAGTGGGCAGATATTATTTTTGTAATGGAAAAGTCTCATATGAGAAAACTTTCAAACAAATTTCAACCTTGGCTTAAAGACAAGCGAGTCATTTGTTTGGATATTCCTGACGAGTACGAGTATATGGACCCCACTCTAGTAAAGTTGTTGAAGAAAAAAGTATTACCAATACTTGGAACTTTTTAG
- a CDS encoding lipocalin-like domain-containing protein: MKRILTVLLCAIALLGTIAFILFPSQKVTASGQATVEWLSTASPSEGKFKQVFAPTEISFPRDFGSHEDYQTEWWYYTGNLETATGRPFGFELTFFRRALTPKNQSVSVESASHWRSNQVYFAHFTVSDITEKKFYPSERFNRNAVGLAGAQAEPYSVWLDDWSVTEITPGQVRLKAKTDKVALDLVLQQTLPPVLQGDRGYSRKGSEPGNASYYYSIVRQKTTGTVTVGEETFAVKGLSWKDHEYSTSFLSAGDIGWDWFSLQFDNDTALMLYLLRREDGTIEPLSSGNFIAADGKVELLSAKDWQVEVLNTWKSSYSGARYPAHWKISIPKLGLSLEGKPLMANQELNISTVYWEGAVNFQGEMAETPVTASGYIEMTGYANKSLTDVL; this comes from the coding sequence ATGAAACGAATACTGACTGTCCTTCTCTGCGCGATCGCATTACTTGGTACCATTGCTTTTATTCTCTTCCCCTCGCAAAAAGTGACTGCGAGCGGTCAAGCAACAGTAGAATGGTTATCTACAGCCTCCCCCTCGGAGGGAAAATTTAAGCAAGTGTTTGCACCCACCGAAATCAGTTTTCCTCGCGATTTTGGCTCTCATGAAGATTACCAAACGGAGTGGTGGTATTATACGGGGAATTTAGAAACTGCAACAGGTCGCCCTTTCGGTTTTGAATTAACCTTTTTCCGTCGTGCTTTAACCCCAAAGAATCAATCTGTTTCTGTAGAATCAGCTTCTCATTGGCGCAGCAATCAAGTCTATTTTGCTCACTTTACCGTCAGTGATATTACTGAAAAAAAATTTTATCCCAGCGAACGCTTTAATCGTAATGCTGTGGGATTAGCAGGCGCACAAGCCGAACCATACAGTGTTTGGCTAGATGATTGGTCTGTGACAGAGATAACACCAGGTCAAGTTAGACTCAAGGCAAAAACCGATAAAGTAGCACTGGACTTGGTTTTGCAACAAACCCTACCACCAGTATTGCAAGGCGATCGCGGTTATAGCCGTAAAGGTTCAGAACCGGGAAATGCTTCTTACTACTACTCTATTGTGCGGCAAAAAACCACAGGTACGGTTACGGTAGGAGAAGAAACCTTTGCAGTGAAAGGTTTAAGTTGGAAAGACCACGAGTACTCTACCAGTTTTCTCAGTGCTGGCGATATTGGTTGGGATTGGTTTTCGCTGCAATTTGATAATGATACAGCGCTAATGTTGTATTTGCTGCGGCGAGAAGATGGCACAATTGAACCTCTATCGAGTGGTAATTTCATTGCAGCCGATGGCAAAGTAGAGTTACTATCTGCAAAAGATTGGCAAGTAGAAGTTTTGAATACTTGGAAAAGCTCTTACAGTGGGGCTAGATATCCCGCACATTGGAAAATAAGCATCCCCAAATTAGGGTTGTCTTTAGAAGGAAAACCTTTAATGGCAAATCAAGAACTCAATATCTCTACTGTTTACTGGGAAGGCGCTGTAAATTTCCAAGGTGAAATGGCAGAAACACCAGTTACAGCGTCAGGCTACATAGAAATGACTGGTTATGCTAATAAAAGCTTAACAGATGTGCTGTGA
- a CDS encoding FtsX-like permease family protein codes for MTVSNQPLWRLAWRRIQKNALQYILLILGVALGVAMMVSIDLANGSAQRAFELSTDAITGHATHRIVTVSPTGIDESLYTRLRREVRVTSAPIVEGYISAKELGSQPLRLVGVDLFAEPPFRNYFEENQSQAATGGTAFLTQPNTVILSQDLAKQYGIGAGDSITLDLAGKETRAQVVGLLKPANNITRNALSSILFADIASAQDILGMVNHLSHIDLILHDTTEQGAIEAILPEGVKLETAEAQKNAIQQMTAAFKLNLTALSLLALVVGMFLIYNTVTFSVIQRRPLFGILRCLGVTPGQLFVLILSEAAVFSFIGSTLGLGLGVLLGRGIVGLITQSINDFYFVVNVQSVSIDPWSLGKGLAVGIAASIFASVIPALEAMRTSPQTTLQRSSLESQVRRLLPWLVLAWAVFTLLGVGLLRIGAGGLILAFAGLFAILLAAALLTPPVTAFLMETLAWVGNTVFGVVGRLAIRDIVRSLSRTSVAIAALMVAVSVIVGVSIMVGSFRVTVVQWLDQTLQADIYITPPATTANRVLGKLSPDVVAEIKTHEDWDDFVTYNETETTVKEFNRHVKLISADGDVSHGKRPYSWKRDKGVNPWEGLEAGKGVIVSEALLLKENLSVPPTDITIETPVGWRSFPVLAVFYDYSNDQGTILLDNDIYTNLWRDDNIASIGLFLKPGERVEDVVTAIKHRFQGKQDLLVQSNQTLRQGSLEIFDRTFAITDALRLLAVVVAFIGVLSALMSLQLERTRETGILRANGMTPQQLWFMTFIETGLMGAISGILAMPLGYVLAWILIYVINVRSFGWTLQMQLQPGYFIQAFGVAVVAALLAGVYPAWRLGNTVIASAIRQE; via the coding sequence GTGACTGTATCCAATCAACCTTTATGGCGTTTGGCTTGGCGTCGCATCCAGAAAAATGCCTTGCAATATATTCTACTGATCCTTGGGGTGGCGTTGGGAGTTGCCATGATGGTTTCCATTGACTTAGCCAATGGTTCCGCCCAACGTGCTTTTGAATTGTCCACAGACGCCATAACCGGACACGCAACGCATCGGATTGTCACAGTTTCACCAACAGGTATCGACGAAAGTCTTTACACCAGACTGCGCCGAGAAGTTCGCGTTACCTCAGCCCCTATCGTTGAAGGTTACATTTCAGCTAAAGAACTCGGTTCTCAACCTTTACGGTTGGTAGGTGTGGATTTATTTGCTGAACCTCCATTCCGCAATTATTTTGAGGAAAACCAATCTCAAGCCGCTACGGGTGGAACTGCTTTTCTGACACAACCTAACACTGTTATCCTCTCCCAAGACTTAGCCAAACAGTACGGTATTGGTGCGGGAGACAGTATCACCCTCGATCTAGCAGGAAAAGAGACTCGCGCTCAGGTTGTTGGATTATTGAAACCAGCAAATAACATTACCCGCAACGCTTTGAGTAGCATTTTATTTGCGGATATTGCCTCAGCCCAAGATATTTTAGGAATGGTGAATCATCTCAGCCATATCGATTTGATCCTGCACGATACAACAGAACAAGGGGCTATTGAGGCAATTCTACCGGAAGGAGTGAAACTGGAAACAGCAGAAGCTCAAAAAAATGCCATCCAGCAAATGACTGCTGCTTTTAAACTCAATTTGACGGCTCTGAGTTTGCTAGCATTGGTCGTGGGAATGTTTCTGATTTATAACACAGTGACTTTCAGTGTTATCCAACGAAGACCTCTGTTTGGTATCCTTCGTTGTTTGGGTGTAACTCCCGGTCAGCTATTTGTACTGATTCTTAGTGAAGCTGCGGTCTTTAGTTTCATAGGTTCTACCTTGGGGTTGGGGCTGGGAGTTTTGCTGGGACGTGGTATTGTGGGTTTGATTACCCAAAGTATTAACGACTTCTATTTTGTCGTCAACGTGCAAAGTGTCAGTATCGACCCTTGGAGTTTGGGGAAAGGTCTGGCGGTTGGCATTGCAGCATCAATTTTTGCTTCGGTCATTCCTGCTCTTGAGGCGATGCGAACTTCCCCTCAAACAACTTTACAGCGCTCGAGTTTGGAAAGTCAGGTAAGGCGTTTGTTGCCTTGGTTGGTGCTAGCATGGGCAGTGTTCACCCTTTTAGGAGTTGGTTTGCTCCGGATTGGTGCGGGTGGATTAATTTTAGCGTTTGCTGGGTTGTTCGCAATTCTACTGGCTGCAGCATTGCTCACACCACCCGTGACTGCTTTCTTAATGGAAACCTTGGCTTGGGTGGGAAACACTGTCTTTGGTGTTGTCGGACGCTTGGCAATACGAGATATTGTGCGATCGCTGAGTCGTACCTCAGTAGCAATTGCTGCTTTGATGGTGGCGGTTTCGGTAATTGTAGGAGTATCGATTATGGTTGGTTCCTTCCGCGTCACTGTGGTACAGTGGCTGGACCAAACTTTGCAAGCTGATATTTACATCACCCCTCCTGCTACAACAGCCAATCGTGTTTTAGGTAAATTATCACCGGATGTCGTTGCAGAAATTAAAACACACGAAGATTGGGACGATTTTGTGACCTACAATGAAACGGAAACGACGGTTAAAGAATTCAATCGGCATGTAAAACTCATTTCTGCTGATGGTGATGTCTCTCATGGCAAACGTCCTTATAGTTGGAAGCGTGACAAAGGTGTCAACCCATGGGAAGGTCTAGAAGCAGGGAAAGGTGTCATTGTTTCGGAAGCTTTGCTACTCAAAGAAAATCTCTCGGTTCCCCCAACAGACATTACTATAGAAACTCCTGTTGGTTGGCGCAGTTTTCCCGTGTTAGCAGTTTTTTATGATTACTCTAACGACCAAGGCACAATCTTACTAGACAATGACATTTATACAAACCTTTGGAGGGATGACAATATTGCATCTATTGGTTTGTTTCTCAAACCAGGGGAAAGGGTAGAGGACGTTGTGACAGCTATCAAACATCGTTTTCAAGGCAAACAAGATTTACTTGTCCAGTCCAACCAAACCCTACGTCAGGGTTCTTTAGAAATCTTTGACCGCACTTTTGCCATCACAGATGCTTTGCGATTGTTAGCTGTGGTTGTTGCTTTTATTGGAGTTTTGAGTGCTTTAATGAGTTTACAACTGGAGCGAACGAGGGAAACTGGAATCTTACGCGCAAATGGTATGACGCCCCAGCAATTATGGTTTATGACTTTTATTGAAACTGGATTGATGGGTGCAATATCTGGTATTTTAGCGATGCCTTTAGGATATGTTTTGGCGTGGATTTTAATTTACGTCATTAACGTTCGCTCTTTTGGTTGGACATTGCAAATGCAATTACAGCCTGGATACTTTATACAAGCTTTTGGTGTTGCGGTCGTGGCTGCTCTTTTAGCAGGAGTTTATCCTGCTTGGCGTTTGGGTAATACTGTCATTGCTTCCGCTATTCGCCAAGAATAG
- a CDS encoding ABC transporter ATP-binding protein encodes MSQNDTSTPSVSIALQNLRKAFQEGATSRTVIDDVNISIDKGEFIVLLGHSGSGKSTLLNLIAGIEKPTAGTVRIENVAITELNERACTLFRRDNIGFIFQFFNLIPTLTVLENVMLPQELAGRQGKELKQVAVNLLEKVGLADRCNAFPDQLSGGQQQRVAIARALVHQPMLVLADEPTGNLDEETGEKVLNLLLQLTRDTHKTLIMATHNPEIARFANRVLRMHHGRLQQEVIQSPLVEEVVA; translated from the coding sequence TTGAGCCAAAATGATACTAGTACTCCGTCGGTGTCCATCGCACTCCAAAATCTCCGCAAAGCATTTCAAGAAGGAGCAACTTCCCGTACTGTCATCGATGATGTGAATATCTCCATTGACAAAGGAGAATTTATTGTTCTTCTCGGTCATAGTGGTAGCGGGAAAAGCACTCTGTTGAATCTGATAGCTGGGATTGAAAAACCAACAGCAGGAACGGTTCGGATCGAAAATGTAGCGATTACAGAACTGAACGAAAGAGCTTGCACTCTGTTCCGACGCGATAATATTGGCTTTATTTTTCAATTTTTTAACTTGATTCCAACTTTAACAGTTTTGGAAAATGTCATGCTTCCTCAAGAATTGGCGGGAAGACAGGGAAAAGAATTAAAACAGGTGGCTGTGAATCTCTTGGAAAAAGTCGGTTTGGCAGACAGATGCAATGCTTTCCCCGACCAGCTTTCGGGAGGACAGCAGCAAAGAGTGGCGATCGCGAGGGCTTTGGTTCACCAGCCAATGTTGGTATTAGCAGATGAGCCTACAGGGAATTTAGACGAAGAAACAGGAGAAAAAGTTTTAAATTTGCTACTGCAATTGACTCGCGATACTCACAAAACATTAATTATGGCAACCCACAACCCGGAAATCGCCCGATTTGCCAACCGAGTTTTGCGAATGCACCACGGACGTTTGCAGCAAGAAGTTATTCAAAGCCCCTTGGTTGAGGAGGTTGTTGCTTGA
- a CDS encoding glutathione S-transferase family protein — translation MIVVHHLNNSRSQRVLWLLEELDIEYEIKYYERDEKTMLAPELLRQVHPLGKSPVITDGDLTLAESGAIIEYLVERYGNGRLVPPPNTTERLRYTYWLHYAEGSAMPPLLLNLILNRFGLGDSQAMSTFVAPQIKLHFDYIEGELRKSTWFVGSYLTAADIQMSFPLELLAMLPQEVLSRPSIGEFLERIHTRKAYLRALERGGTYDFANSIP, via the coding sequence GTGATAGTTGTTCATCATCTCAACAACTCACGTTCGCAACGCGTGCTGTGGCTGCTTGAGGAATTAGATATCGAGTACGAAATTAAGTACTACGAACGCGATGAAAAAACCATGCTAGCACCCGAGTTATTGCGCCAAGTCCATCCGCTTGGTAAATCTCCAGTGATTACAGATGGAGACCTGACTCTTGCCGAATCGGGTGCTATTATCGAATACTTGGTGGAGCGCTACGGCAATGGTCGGCTAGTCCCGCCCCCCAATACAACAGAGCGTCTGCGCTATACGTATTGGCTGCATTATGCTGAAGGCTCTGCAATGCCGCCCTTGCTCCTCAATCTCATTCTTAACCGTTTTGGACTAGGCGATAGTCAGGCTATGAGCACATTCGTCGCACCGCAGATTAAGCTTCATTTCGATTATATAGAAGGCGAACTTCGTAAGAGCACGTGGTTTGTTGGTTCCTATCTAACTGCCGCCGATATCCAAATGAGTTTTCCTCTCGAATTACTTGCCATGCTCCCTCAAGAAGTTCTTAGCCGACCCTCAATCGGGGAATTTCTTGAGCGCATCCATACGCGAAAAGCTTACTTGCGTGCGCTCGAGCGTGGAGGTACATATGACTTTGCCAACAGTATTCCATAA